DNA from Treponema sp. J25:
CCCAAACATCATCATAGGGACCGGCCTTCTCGTCCCCGGCTATCACATACCACTGGTCACCAATTACCGCTATATAGGCCAGGACATTCTTGTCAGGGGAAAGGGTAAAATTCCAAACCTCATCATAGGGGCCGGCCTTATCCTTCCCGGCTATCACATACCACTTACCACGGATCTTCGCTCTATAGGTCAGGATCTTTCCGTCGGAGAAAAAAGTGAGATCCTCAACGTCATCATAAGGCCCGGCCTTCTCGTCCCCGGTAACCACATAATACTCTTTTATTGTAGAAATAAGCCCCTCCCGAAGCTGTCGTACCACGTACACCGGGGTGGTGTCATTCAGGAGTCCTATGGTAATGATTTCCTCTCCCTTTCCCAGCATCACCTTTTCCTGGGCAAAGGAACTCACCGCAAGAAACCAGGCAAAAATACAAAAAAGACGGCCCTTCATTTTTCTTTTTCCTCCCCTACTTATTTTGAAATAAGCTTATACCGCCCCACAATAACCGTCAAGAAAAGGGAAAGTATTTTGAGGTTCCCGCCTAAAAAGTAAAAAGACCCATTATGGTACCCGCATGAACCAGAACCAGAAACGTATCACCATAATCTATCCGGCATGGCTTCCCGTTTCATTTTTCAATAGACCAGGCCGTATAATGAAACAGGAAGACAAAAGAAGCAGAGCCTGGTATACTGTTCCTAAAGTCCCCGCTTATGGGGGATACAACCTGGAGGCTTCAACAATGAATCAAAATCCACAGAATCTTAAGATTTGCTACATTGGAGGAGGTTCCCGGAATTGGGCCTGGGTCTTTATGCGGGATCTCACCTACGAACGGGAACTGGGAGGCACTATTTATTTATACGATATCGATACCGAGGCGGCCCGGGCAAACGAAATCATCGGGAACCGACTCATGGAAGAGCACAACCGGGGACAATGGAAATTCCGGGCCGAGCCCTCCCTGGAACGAGCCCTTGAGGGGGCCGACTTTGTGCTTATCTCCATTTTACCGGGCGATTTCAGCGAAATGGCGGTAGATGTTCACGAACCAGAACGCTATGGGATTTACCAGAGTGTGGGGGACACCACCGGACCCGGTGGTCTTATGCGGGCCTTGAGGACCATCCCGCAGTATCAACGGCTTGCCCAGGCCATTAAACAGGCCGCCCCAGACGCATGGGTGCTGAACTACACCAATCCCATGACATTGTGTACCCAGACCCTGTACGCCGAATTCCCGGAGATTAAGGCCTTCGGGTGTTGCCACGAAGTATTTGGGACCCAGAAACTTCTCATCAAAATAATGGAAAAATACGGCTGGGTCCCTAAAGGAACGGTCCATCGAAAAGAAATTCACACCAATGTAATGGGGATTAACCATTTTACCTGGATAGATAGGGCAAGCTGGAAACATCAGGACCTCTTTCCCCTCTATCAGCAATTTGCCCGGGAGTACGCAGAGACCGGTTTCGACGAAGGTGGGGATGATAACTGGATGAATAACTTTTTTGCCTCCTGTGAACGGGTGAAAATCGATCTCTTTAATCGTTTTGGATTGATTGCCGCCGCCGGGGATCGGCACCTTGCTGAATTTTGCCCTCCCCGATGGTATTTAGAAAGCCCCGAGCAGGTGCGCTACTGGAAATTCACCCTTACGCCGGTGTCGTTCCGGATTCAACAGCGGGAAGAACTTAAGAAAAAAAGCAGGGCCTACCAGGAGGGAAAAGAAACAATGCCGGTTCATCATTCCGGGGAAGAGGGAATTCGGCAGATGAAAGCCCTGCTGGGTCTGGGAGACCTCCTAACCAATGTTAATCTCCCCAATCGGGGCCAGATGCCCGATCTTCCCCTGGGGGCGGTGGTAGAAACCAACGCATTTTTCTCCCGCGATTCGGTGCAGCCGGTGATTACCAAAGGGCTCCCTGCAGAGATCCGAACGCTGGTTCTCCATCACCTGACGCAATACCAGGGTATCCTTGAGGCCGCCCGGGAACGGAATCTGGAAAAGGCCTATCGGGTGTTTTTAAACGACTATCAGATCCAGAAGCTTTCTCCCCAGGAT
Protein-coding regions in this window:
- a CDS encoding alpha-glucosidase/alpha-galactosidase; this translates as MNQNPQNLKICYIGGGSRNWAWVFMRDLTYERELGGTIYLYDIDTEAARANEIIGNRLMEEHNRGQWKFRAEPSLERALEGADFVLISILPGDFSEMAVDVHEPERYGIYQSVGDTTGPGGLMRALRTIPQYQRLAQAIKQAAPDAWVLNYTNPMTLCTQTLYAEFPEIKAFGCCHEVFGTQKLLIKIMEKYGWVPKGTVHRKEIHTNVMGINHFTWIDRASWKHQDLFPLYQQFAREYAETGFDEGGDDNWMNNFFASCERVKIDLFNRFGLIAAAGDRHLAEFCPPRWYLESPEQVRYWKFTLTPVSFRIQQREELKKKSRAYQEGKETMPVHHSGEEGIRQMKALLGLGDLLTNVNLPNRGQMPDLPLGAVVETNAFFSRDSVQPVITKGLPAEIRTLVLHHLTQYQGILEAARERNLEKAYRVFLNDYQIQKLSPQDARELFTSMTTKTLPSLGEDWGGYR